A window from Pseudomonas frederiksbergensis encodes these proteins:
- the tatB gene encoding Sec-independent protein translocase protein TatB, with protein sequence MFGISFSELLLVGLVALLVLGPERLPGAARTAGLWVGRLKRSFNAIKQEVEREIGADEIRRQLHNEHILSLEQEARKIFTPTQQEATPVQPVEPVAEQTIHAPAAAEPAPVVAAAEPAPVVATTPAEPVAPAAAPTTPAPHDTTLPPRVS encoded by the coding sequence ATGTTTGGTATCAGCTTCTCTGAACTGCTGCTCGTCGGCCTCGTGGCCCTGCTGGTGCTGGGTCCCGAGCGTTTGCCGGGTGCTGCGCGCACCGCTGGCCTGTGGGTCGGCCGTCTGAAGCGCAGCTTCAACGCGATCAAACAGGAAGTTGAACGTGAAATCGGTGCCGACGAGATTCGTCGGCAGCTGCACAACGAGCACATTCTGTCGCTGGAGCAGGAGGCGCGGAAGATCTTCACGCCGACTCAGCAGGAGGCCACGCCGGTTCAGCCGGTTGAGCCTGTGGCGGAGCAGACGATTCATGCTCCGGCCGCTGCCGAACCTGCACCTGTTGTAGCAGCCGCTGAACCGGCGCCCGTTGTTGCAACCACCCCGGCTGAACCTGTTGCTCCTGCCGCCGCGCCGACAACGCCGGCTCCTCACGACACCACTTTGCCGCCGCGAGTCTCATGA
- a CDS encoding twin-arginine translocase TatA/TatE family subunit, which produces MGIFDWKHWIVILVVVVLVFGTKKLKNLGTDVGESIKGFKKAMSDEDKPADPTVTPAQPVPPAQPQTTQSVNQPHTIDVQAQKVEEPIRKDV; this is translated from the coding sequence ATGGGCATTTTTGACTGGAAACACTGGATCGTCATCCTGGTTGTTGTCGTGCTGGTGTTCGGCACCAAGAAACTGAAAAACCTCGGCACTGATGTGGGCGAGTCGATCAAGGGCTTCAAAAAAGCCATGAGCGATGAAGACAAACCAGCCGATCCGACAGTGACACCGGCCCAACCGGTTCCACCCGCGCAGCCACAGACCACTCAGTCCGTGAACCAGCCGCACACCATCGACGTGCAGGCGCAAAAAGTCGAAGAGCCGATCCGCAAAGACGTGTGA
- a CDS encoding phosphoribosyl-ATP diphosphatase: protein MSDTLTRLAQVLEERKGAAADSSYVASLYHKGLNKILEKVGEESVETIIAAKDAAISGDCSDVIYETADLWFHSMVMLAQLGQHPQAVLDELDRRFGLSGHVEKASRPSA, encoded by the coding sequence ATGAGTGACACGTTGACCCGTCTGGCCCAGGTGCTGGAAGAGCGCAAAGGCGCCGCCGCCGACAGCTCGTATGTCGCCAGCCTTTACCACAAGGGCTTGAACAAGATTCTGGAAAAAGTCGGCGAAGAGTCGGTCGAAACCATCATTGCCGCCAAGGATGCCGCCATCAGCGGTGACTGCAGCGATGTGATCTACGAAACCGCCGATTTGTGGTTCCACAGCATGGTCATGCTCGCCCAACTGGGACAGCATCCTCAGGCTGTGCTCGATGAACTGGACCGTCGTTTCGGTCTGTCCGGACACGTCGAGAAAGCCTCGCGTCCGTCCGCCTGA
- the hisI gene encoding phosphoribosyl-AMP cyclohydrolase, with protein MKNWLDEIKWDADGLVPAIAQDHKTGRVLMMAWMNREALELTAAENRAIYWSRSRGKLWRKGEESGHVQILHEMRLDCDADVIILMVEQIGDIACHTGRQSCFYRVFENGDWKTVDPVLKDPHAIYCAGHTHE; from the coding sequence ATGAAAAACTGGCTGGACGAGATCAAGTGGGACGCCGACGGCCTGGTGCCGGCGATTGCCCAGGATCACAAGACCGGGCGCGTCCTGATGATGGCCTGGATGAACCGTGAAGCGCTGGAACTGACCGCTGCCGAGAACCGCGCCATTTACTGGTCACGTTCCCGTGGCAAGCTGTGGCGCAAGGGCGAAGAGTCCGGCCACGTGCAAATCCTGCATGAGATGCGCCTGGACTGTGACGCCGACGTGATCATCCTGATGGTCGAGCAGATCGGCGACATCGCTTGCCATACCGGTCGTCAGAGCTGCTTCTACCGCGTCTTCGAGAACGGCGACTGGAAAACCGTCGACCCGGTGCTCAAAGACCCGCACGCCATCTACTGCGCAGGACACACCCATGAGTGA
- the ubiB gene encoding ubiquinone biosynthesis regulatory protein kinase UbiB, with product MKLLAVRRLLRIQRVVIRYRLDDLLFALPLPWFLLALRYALPWRWFPRKTLDLSRGARLRLALQDLGPIFIKFGQILSTRRDLLPEDIADELMKLQDRVPPFDSQVSVRLIEEQLGKKISEVFSRFDVEPLASASVAQVHAAQLKTGEEVVVKVIRPGLKPIIAQDLAWLFILARAAEKLSADARLLHPVDVVQDYEKTIYDELDLLREAANASQLRRNFDGSELLYVPQVYWDWCRPKVLVMERIYGIQVTDLATLADQRTDMKMLAERGVEIFFTQVFRDSFFHADMHPGNIFVSTVNPWSPQYIAIDCGIVGSLTPEDQDYLARNLFAFFKRDYRRVAQLHIDSGWVPAETKLNEFEAAIRTVCEPIFEKPLKDISFGQVLMRLFQTARRFNMEVQPQLVLLQKTLLNIEGLGRQLYPDLDLWNTAQPFLERWMRERVSPKALIGNVQSQFEQLPHLANMARDLLERMSQPHAYDPPPPWHRRKDDWLLRLLGCAHLAGGTILAAGGPLNELGHWPAGIMVAVGLYLVVRR from the coding sequence ATGAAGCTGCTTGCCGTCCGCCGTTTGTTGCGCATCCAGCGCGTTGTGATTCGCTACCGCCTCGATGACCTGTTGTTCGCCCTGCCACTGCCGTGGTTTCTGTTGGCGTTGCGCTACGCCTTGCCGTGGCGCTGGTTCCCGCGCAAGACGCTGGACCTGAGCCGCGGCGCACGATTGCGTCTGGCGTTGCAGGACCTGGGACCGATTTTCATCAAGTTCGGGCAAATCCTGTCCACCCGCCGCGACTTGCTGCCGGAAGACATCGCCGATGAGCTGATGAAACTGCAGGACCGCGTACCGCCGTTCGACTCGCAAGTGTCGGTCAGGCTGATCGAAGAACAGCTCGGCAAAAAGATCAGCGAAGTCTTCAGCCGCTTCGACGTCGAACCGCTGGCCTCGGCGTCGGTGGCGCAAGTGCATGCCGCGCAGCTGAAAACCGGTGAAGAAGTGGTGGTCAAGGTGATCCGCCCGGGCCTCAAACCGATCATTGCGCAGGATCTGGCGTGGCTGTTCATCCTCGCCCGCGCCGCCGAAAAACTCTCGGCCGACGCGCGCCTGCTGCACCCGGTGGACGTGGTCCAGGACTACGAAAAAACCATCTACGACGAACTCGACCTGTTGCGTGAAGCGGCCAACGCCAGCCAGTTGCGGCGTAACTTCGACGGCTCGGAGCTGCTCTACGTGCCGCAAGTCTATTGGGACTGGTGCCGGCCGAAAGTGCTGGTGATGGAGCGCATCTACGGCATCCAGGTCACTGACCTCGCGACCCTCGCCGACCAGCGCACCGACATGAAAATGCTCGCCGAACGCGGCGTTGAGATCTTCTTCACCCAGGTGTTCCGCGACAGCTTTTTCCACGCCGACATGCACCCCGGCAACATCTTCGTCAGCACCGTGAACCCGTGGAGCCCGCAGTACATTGCGATCGACTGCGGCATCGTCGGCAGCCTGACCCCGGAAGACCAGGACTATCTGGCGCGCAACCTGTTCGCGTTCTTCAAGCGTGATTACCGTCGTGTGGCGCAGTTGCACATCGATTCGGGGTGGGTGCCGGCGGAAACCAAACTCAACGAATTCGAGGCGGCGATCCGCACCGTGTGCGAGCCGATCTTCGAAAAACCGTTAAAGGATATTTCTTTCGGCCAGGTGCTGATGCGCCTGTTCCAGACCGCCCGACGCTTCAACATGGAAGTGCAGCCGCAGCTCGTGTTGCTGCAAAAAACCCTGTTGAACATCGAAGGCCTGGGCCGTCAGTTGTACCCGGACCTCGATTTGTGGAACACCGCCCAGCCGTTCCTCGAACGCTGGATGCGTGAGCGCGTCAGCCCCAAAGCCTTGATCGGCAACGTGCAGAGCCAGTTCGAACAACTGCCGCACCTGGCCAACATGGCCCGCGACCTGCTCGAACGCATGTCCCAGCCCCACGCCTACGACCCGCCGCCTCCGTGGCACCGGCGCAAGGACGATTGGCTACTGCGACTGCTCGGCTGTGCGCACCTGGCCGGCGGCACCATACTCGCTGCCGGCGGGCCGCTGAACGAACTGGGGCATTGGCCGGCCGGGATCATGGTGGCGGTCGGTTTGTATCTGGTCGTTCGTCGATAG
- a CDS encoding SCP2 domain-containing protein, translating into MLLAGLLASVELGLNRVLRLDSTALPRLAHLSGKVIAVDCRSPALQLFILPSDEGLMLASQWETGADCTLRAPASSLLKLAMSKDKTSILHAPEVELDGDSGVLLELAAILQDLELDWEYELSRWLGPVATQLLGGHLRSRARWYQQGFASLNQNLGEYLAEESRTLVGQREAEARFSELDQIKLDLERLEARFERLSRSLDPSDNA; encoded by the coding sequence ATGTTGCTGGCCGGCCTGCTCGCCAGCGTTGAACTCGGTCTGAACCGGGTGCTGCGTCTCGACAGCACGGCGTTGCCGCGGCTGGCGCATTTGAGTGGCAAGGTGATTGCCGTCGACTGCCGCAGCCCGGCACTGCAACTGTTCATCCTGCCCAGCGACGAAGGCCTGATGCTGGCTTCCCAGTGGGAAACCGGCGCCGACTGCACCTTGCGCGCACCGGCCTCCAGCCTGTTGAAACTGGCCATGAGCAAGGACAAGACTTCGATCCTGCATGCTCCTGAAGTCGAACTCGATGGCGACAGCGGCGTGCTGCTGGAACTGGCGGCGATCCTTCAGGACCTTGAACTGGACTGGGAGTACGAACTCTCGCGCTGGCTGGGGCCTGTCGCCACGCAACTGCTCGGCGGTCACCTGCGCAGTCGCGCACGCTGGTATCAGCAAGGGTTCGCCAGCCTCAATCAGAACCTTGGCGAATACCTGGCCGAAGAATCGCGCACCCTCGTCGGTCAGCGCGAAGCCGAAGCCCGTTTCAGTGAACTGGACCAGATCAAACTCGATCTGGAACGTCTCGAGGCGCGTTTCGAGCGCCTCTCCCGATCCCTCGACCCAAGCGATAACGCATGA
- the ubiE gene encoding bifunctional demethylmenaquinone methyltransferase/2-methoxy-6-polyprenyl-1,4-benzoquinol methylase UbiE, which yields MTDQRKGSDAEPTTHFGFKNVPESQKAEKVAEVFHSVAAKYDLMNDLLSGGMHRLWKRFAIELSGVRTGNRVLDIAGGTGDLTKKFSHLVGPTGQVVLADINESMLKVGRDRLLDLGVAGNVEFVQADAEKLPFPDNHFDCVTIAFGLRNVTHKEDALRSMLRVLKPGGRLLVLEFSKPTNALMSKAYDAYSFAFMPLMGKLITNDSESYRYLAESIRMHPNQETLKSMMVEAGFDRVTYHNMTAGIVALHRGIKP from the coding sequence ATGACTGATCAGCGCAAAGGCAGCGATGCCGAACCCACCACTCACTTCGGCTTCAAAAACGTTCCGGAAAGCCAGAAAGCGGAAAAAGTCGCTGAGGTATTCCACTCGGTAGCCGCCAAGTACGACTTGATGAACGACCTCCTGTCTGGCGGCATGCACCGTCTGTGGAAGCGTTTCGCGATCGAGCTGTCGGGCGTTCGCACCGGTAACCGCGTGCTGGACATCGCCGGCGGCACGGGCGACCTGACCAAGAAGTTCTCGCACCTCGTTGGCCCGACCGGCCAGGTCGTGTTGGCCGACATCAACGAATCCATGCTCAAGGTCGGTCGTGACCGCCTGCTGGACCTGGGTGTGGCCGGCAACGTCGAATTCGTCCAGGCCGACGCTGAAAAGCTGCCGTTCCCGGACAACCATTTCGACTGCGTGACCATCGCTTTCGGCCTGCGCAACGTTACCCATAAAGAAGACGCCCTGCGCTCGATGCTGCGCGTGCTGAAACCGGGCGGCCGTTTGCTGGTGCTGGAATTCTCCAAACCGACCAACGCGCTGATGTCCAAAGCCTACGACGCCTACTCGTTCGCCTTCATGCCGCTGATGGGCAAGCTGATCACCAACGACTCGGAAAGCTATCGCTATCTGGCCGAATCGATCCGCATGCACCCGAATCAGGAAACCCTGAAATCGATGATGGTCGAAGCCGGTTTCGACCGCGTGACCTACCACAACATGACCGCAGGCATCGTCGCCCTGCACCGTGGCATCAAGCCCTGA
- a CDS encoding polyhydroxyalkanoic acid system family protein, producing MARISVERAHGLGKEAAREKADLLAQKLSDQYGLEPQWSGDTLNLKRSGVKGAVYVGEDSIKVDVELGLLMSAMSGTIKSEIEKALDKALA from the coding sequence ATGGCCCGTATTAGTGTTGAGCGTGCCCATGGCCTGGGTAAGGAAGCGGCCCGCGAGAAGGCTGATCTGTTGGCGCAGAAACTGTCCGATCAATATGGCCTGGAGCCGCAATGGTCCGGCGACACCCTGAACCTCAAGCGTTCCGGTGTGAAAGGCGCGGTGTATGTGGGCGAGGACTCGATCAAGGTCGATGTCGAACTGGGTCTGTTGATGTCAGCCATGAGCGGCACCATCAAATCGGAAATCGAAAAGGCGCTGGATAAAGCGTTGGCGTGA
- a CDS encoding phasin family protein, which translates to MAKVILKKKIDASTTALSDVKSYARKIWLAGLGAYTKVGQEGSEYFQELVKAGQTVEKKGKKVVAEKLEAANAEIDEAKSEVSTFKGKVELQLDKVEKAFDSRVASTLNRIGIPSKHDVETLSAKLDELTALLERVARKS; encoded by the coding sequence ATGGCCAAAGTTATTTTGAAGAAAAAAATCGACGCTTCGACGACTGCTCTGAGCGACGTTAAATCTTATGCCCGCAAGATCTGGCTGGCAGGCCTGGGTGCCTACACCAAGGTCGGCCAAGAGGGCAGCGAGTACTTTCAAGAGTTGGTAAAGGCTGGTCAAACTGTTGAAAAGAAAGGCAAAAAAGTAGTTGCCGAGAAGCTTGAAGCGGCCAATGCCGAGATCGATGAAGCCAAGAGTGAAGTGAGCACTTTCAAAGGCAAGGTCGAACTTCAACTCGACAAGGTCGAGAAGGCTTTTGACTCGCGTGTCGCAAGTACCTTGAATCGTATCGGCATTCCGTCTAAACATGACGTTGAGACACTCTCTGCCAAGCTCGATGAGCTGACGGCATTGCTCGAACGCGTCGCGCGTAAATCTTAA
- a CDS encoding phasin family protein, which translates to MAGKKNTEKEGSSWIGKVEDYSRKIWLAGLGVYSKIDTDGSKLFDALVKDGEKAEKLTKSAVGKKVDAAKDSATSAKSRISGVKDRALGKWDELEGAFDKRLNSAISRLGVPSRNEVKALHSKVDTLTKQIEKLTGAKVAPVAAKTAAAKPAAKSAAKPLAKAAAKPAAKPAAKTAAAKPAAAKAAAKPAAKPAAKTAAAKPATKPAAKPAAAKKPAVKKPAAPKAAAPKPAAAAAKPATPAPVSASNSATAPTPAATPTVAPVPSTPTSQS; encoded by the coding sequence ATGGCTGGTAAAAAGAACACCGAAAAAGAAGGCAGCTCGTGGATTGGGAAAGTCGAAGACTACTCCCGCAAAATCTGGCTGGCTGGTTTAGGCGTGTACTCGAAGATCGACACTGACGGCAGCAAGCTCTTCGATGCATTGGTTAAAGACGGCGAGAAAGCCGAGAAGCTCACCAAGAGCGCTGTCGGCAAAAAAGTCGATGCTGCCAAGGACTCTGCTACGTCGGCCAAGTCGCGCATCAGCGGTGTGAAAGATCGCGCACTGGGCAAGTGGGATGAGCTGGAAGGGGCTTTCGACAAGCGTCTGAACAGCGCCATTTCGCGCCTGGGTGTACCGAGCCGCAATGAAGTCAAGGCACTGCACAGCAAGGTCGATACCCTGACCAAGCAAATCGAAAAACTCACCGGTGCCAAGGTAGCGCCTGTTGCGGCGAAAACCGCGGCGGCCAAACCTGCAGCCAAGTCCGCTGCCAAACCACTGGCCAAAGCTGCCGCTAAACCGGCTGCCAAACCAGCGGCCAAAACTGCCGCAGCGAAACCTGCAGCGGCCAAGGCAGCAGCAAAACCAGCCGCTAAACCGGCTGCCAAAACTGCAGCGGCCAAACCCGCTACCAAGCCAGCGGCCAAACCTGCCGCAGCGAAGAAGCCAGCGGTGAAAAAGCCGGCAGCGCCGAAAGCGGCTGCACCAAAACCAGCAGCGGCTGCCGCCAAACCGGCAACCCCGGCCCCGGTCAGTGCATCGAACTCCGCAACTGCGCCGACCCCTGCTGCAACCCCGACTGTCGCGCCAGTTCCTTCGACGCCAACCAGTCAGTCCTGA
- a CDS encoding TetR/AcrR family transcriptional regulator, translated as MKTRDRILECALQLFNHKGEPNVSTMEVANEMGISPGNLYYHFHGKEPLILGLFERFQAELAPLLDPPADVELAPEDYWLFLHLIVERLAHYRFLFQDLSNLAGRLPKLAKGIRNLLNALKRTLASLLARLKAQGQLVSDTQALGQLVEQITMTLLFSLDYQRILDREGEVRLVVYQIMMLVAPHLLPPIKVATEQMALQYLEEHE; from the coding sequence ATGAAAACCCGCGACCGGATTCTCGAATGTGCTTTGCAGTTGTTCAATCACAAGGGCGAGCCGAACGTTTCCACCATGGAAGTGGCCAACGAAATGGGCATCAGCCCGGGCAACCTCTACTACCACTTTCACGGCAAGGAGCCGTTGATTCTCGGACTGTTCGAGCGCTTCCAGGCCGAACTGGCGCCCCTGCTCGATCCCCCGGCCGATGTGGAGCTGGCACCGGAAGATTACTGGTTGTTCCTGCACCTGATCGTCGAACGCCTGGCCCATTACCGGTTTCTGTTCCAGGACCTGTCGAACCTCGCCGGGCGCTTGCCGAAACTGGCCAAGGGCATACGCAACCTGCTCAATGCGCTGAAGCGCACACTGGCTTCGTTGCTCGCTCGATTGAAGGCTCAGGGGCAATTGGTCAGCGATACCCAGGCGTTGGGGCAGTTGGTGGAACAGATCACCATGACGCTGCTGTTCTCGCTGGACTATCAGCGGATTCTTGATCGCGAGGGCGAGGTGAGATTGGTGGTGTACCAGATCATGATGCTGGTGGCGCCGCATCTGTTGCCGCCGATCAAGGTCGCGACGGAGCAGATGGCCCTTCAATACCTCGAAGAACACGAGTAA
- the phaC gene encoding class II poly(R)-hydroxyalkanoic acid synthase, with translation MREKPAREFLSTPAAFINAQSAITGLRGRDLFSTLRSVAAHGLRNPVHTARHALKLGGQLGRILLGETLYPTNPQDNRFADPAWSLNPFYRRSLQAYLSWQKQVKQWIDESNMTPDDRARAHFAFALLNDAMAPSNSLLNPMAIKEIFNSGGNSLVRGISHLVDDLLHNDGLPRQVTKQAFEVGKTVATTTGSVVFRNELLELIQYKPMSEKQYSKPLLVVPPQINKYYIFDLSPHNSFVQFALKNGLQTFMISWRNPDVRHREWGLSTYVEAVEEAMNVCRAITGAREVNLMGACAGGLTIAALQGHLQAKRQLRRVSSATYLVSLLDSQMDSPATLFADEQTLEAAKRRSYQKGVLDGRDMAKVFAWMRPNDLIWSYFVNNYLLGKEPPAFDILYWNNDNTRLPAALHGDLLDFFKHNPLSHPGGLEVCGTPIDLQKVTVDSFSVAGINDHITPWDAVYRSTLLLGGERRFVLSNSGHVQSILNPPSNPKAHFVESTKLSTDPRAWYYDAKQVDGSWWTQWLGWIQERSGAQKETRMVLGNQNYPPMEAAPGTYVRVR, from the coding sequence ATGCGCGAAAAGCCAGCGAGGGAATTTCTATCCACTCCCGCCGCGTTCATTAATGCGCAAAGTGCAATTACCGGTCTGCGTGGTCGGGATCTGTTTTCGACCCTGCGCAGCGTTGCCGCCCATGGATTGCGCAACCCGGTGCACACCGCCCGACACGCCTTGAAGCTAGGCGGTCAACTGGGCCGAATCCTGCTGGGTGAAACCTTGTACCCGACCAATCCGCAGGACAATCGCTTTGCCGACCCGGCGTGGAGCCTCAATCCTTTTTATCGCCGTAGCTTGCAGGCCTACCTGAGCTGGCAGAAGCAGGTCAAACAGTGGATCGACGAGAGCAACATGACCCCGGACGATCGCGCCCGCGCGCACTTCGCGTTCGCCTTGCTCAACGACGCCATGGCACCGTCCAACAGCCTGCTTAATCCAATGGCGATCAAGGAGATCTTCAACTCCGGCGGCAACAGCCTGGTGCGAGGCATCAGCCACCTGGTCGATGATTTATTGCACAACGACGGCCTGCCCAGACAAGTCACCAAGCAAGCTTTCGAAGTCGGCAAAACAGTCGCTACCACTACGGGCTCCGTGGTGTTTCGCAATGAGCTGCTGGAGTTGATCCAGTACAAGCCCATGAGCGAAAAGCAGTATTCCAAACCGCTGCTGGTGGTGCCGCCACAGATCAACAAGTACTACATTTTCGACCTGAGCCCGCACAACAGCTTCGTCCAGTTCGCCCTGAAGAACGGCCTGCAAACCTTCATGATCAGCTGGCGCAATCCGGATGTGCGTCATCGCGAATGGGGGCTGTCCACGTACGTCGAAGCCGTCGAAGAAGCGATGAATGTGTGCCGGGCGATCACTGGCGCCCGCGAGGTCAACCTGATGGGCGCCTGCGCGGGCGGGCTGACCATTGCCGCCCTGCAAGGCCATTTGCAGGCCAAGCGACAACTTCGGCGGGTGTCCAGCGCGACCTATCTCGTGAGCCTGCTCGACAGCCAGATGGACTCGCCTGCGACCCTCTTCGCCGACGAACAGACGCTTGAAGCGGCCAAGCGTCGCTCCTATCAGAAAGGCGTGCTGGACGGCCGCGACATGGCCAAGGTCTTCGCCTGGATGCGCCCCAACGATTTGATCTGGAGCTATTTCGTTAACAACTACCTGTTGGGCAAAGAACCTCCGGCGTTCGACATCCTCTACTGGAACAACGACAACACACGTTTGCCGGCAGCCTTGCACGGCGACTTGCTGGACTTCTTCAAACACAACCCGCTGAGTCATCCGGGTGGTCTGGAAGTGTGCGGCACGCCGATCGATTTGCAGAAAGTCACCGTCGACAGTTTCAGCGTCGCCGGCATCAACGACCACATCACCCCGTGGGATGCGGTGTATCGCTCGACCCTGCTGCTGGGTGGCGAACGGCGCTTCGTGTTGTCCAACAGCGGGCATGTGCAGAGCATTCTCAACCCACCCTCAAACCCGAAAGCCCACTTCGTCGAGAGCACGAAGCTGAGCACTGACCCACGGGCCTGGTATTACGACGCCAAGCAAGTCGATGGCAGTTGGTGGACCCAATGGCTGGGCTGGATTCAAGAACGTTCAGGTGCGCAAAAAGAGACACGCATGGTGCTTGGCAACCAGAACTATCCACCGATGGAGGCAGCACCCGGTACTTACGTGCGTGTGCGCTGA
- the phaZ gene encoding poly(3-hydroxyalkanoate) depolymerase produces the protein MPQPFIFRTVDLDGQTLRTAVRPGKPHLTPLLIFNGIGANLELVFPFVAALDPDLEVIAFDVPGVGGSSTPRQPYRFPGLAKLTARMLDYLDYGQVNVIGVSWGGALAQQFAYDYPERCKKLVLAATAAGTVMVPGKPKVLWMMASPRRYIQPSHVIRIAPMIYGGAFRRDPTLAASHAAKVRSAGKLGYYWQLFAGLGWTSIHWLHKIHQPTLILAGDDDPLIPLVNMRLLAWRIPNAQLHIIDDGHLFLITRAEAVAPIIMKFLQEERQRAVMHPHPAPLGG, from the coding sequence ATGCCGCAACCGTTCATATTTCGTACCGTCGACCTGGATGGCCAGACCCTCCGCACGGCGGTACGCCCCGGCAAGCCTCACTTGACGCCCTTGCTGATTTTCAACGGCATCGGCGCCAACCTGGAGCTGGTGTTTCCGTTCGTCGCGGCGTTGGACCCGGACCTTGAGGTCATCGCCTTCGACGTTCCTGGTGTCGGCGGTTCGTCGACGCCAAGGCAACCGTATCGCTTTCCGGGCCTGGCAAAACTCACGGCGCGGATGCTCGACTATCTCGACTACGGGCAAGTCAACGTGATTGGCGTGTCGTGGGGTGGCGCCCTGGCGCAGCAGTTCGCCTACGACTATCCCGAGCGCTGCAAGAAACTCGTTCTGGCGGCCACGGCGGCTGGCACGGTGATGGTGCCGGGCAAGCCTAAAGTCCTGTGGATGATGGCCAGCCCACGACGCTATATCCAGCCATCCCACGTGATTCGCATTGCGCCGATGATCTATGGCGGTGCGTTCCGTCGTGATCCGACCCTGGCCGCCAGCCATGCCGCCAAGGTCCGCTCGGCAGGCAAGCTCGGTTACTACTGGCAGCTGTTCGCCGGCCTCGGCTGGACCAGCATTCACTGGCTGCACAAGATCCACCAGCCAACCCTGATACTGGCCGGTGACGACGATCCGCTGATCCCGTTGGTCAACATGCGCTTACTGGCCTGGCGGATTCCCAACGCCCAGTTGCACATCATCGATGACGGGCATCTGTTCCTGATTACCCGGGCCGAAGCAGTGGCACCGATCATCATGAAGTTTCTCCAGGAAGAACGTCAGCGTGCCGTGATGCATCCGCATCCGGCGCCATTGGGCGGCTAA